The Nicotiana tabacum cultivar K326 chromosome 14, ASM71507v2, whole genome shotgun sequence genome contains a region encoding:
- the LOC142168896 gene encoding uncharacterized protein LOC142168896, giving the protein MPPYLKIYDGTTDPEDHVTHYVTAVKGNDLAKELVSSILLKKFGEILTGGALAWYSQLPAHSIETFEEMADKFVTAHVGAKKAEARVNDIFAIKQSPGEGLRNFLARFNRVRMTLPNVSEGMAVAAFQNGLNRNGSRDEIHNAYCAEVRADEDDLNEPTHRLTSVQAKIRKDRRNNAKRDLAAPRSNRERHQPYVRSVIMPLSRHKEGPSRPRTGTHRNERSMSPLLSAHNFCVSPSEIVYALEKLGPKVKWPQKMRSDPSTRKSDALCEFHQERGHKTENCIALRQEVLNMLHQGHLKELLRDRGRTNFAQGREQHQGLPKPPSPTRTIQMIIGDGDDVSINSIKFATTHKLKRSITNERYDELEESIIFDKPDTHDLVFPHYDALIITLRILDTDVRHIMVDDGSGACIVHPRVLAQMKLEDNIVPCCIILTGFNNAVERTSWEITLPVLAGGVTLETIFHIMDQDTAYNAIIVRPWIHAMRVIPSSLYQVIKFPTPWGVFSIRGEQRTSRECYRIAHDCTYTH; this is encoded by the exons ATGCCGCCTTATCTGAAAATTTATGACGGTACGACCGACCCCGAAGATCATGTAACTCACTATGTCACTGCGGTAAAGGGCAATGATCTCGCCAAAGAACTAGTCTCCTCCatcttgttgaaaaagttcggcgaGATCCTTACCGGAGGAGCATTGGCTTGGTATTCACAGTTGCCCGCGCACTCCATTGAAACATTTGAAGAGATGGCCGATAAGTTCGTAACGGCCCATGTTGGGGCTAAAAAGGCGGAGGCAAGAGTGAACGATATATTTGCCATCAAACAATCACCCGGAGAGGGATTGAGGAATTTCCTCGCTCgattcaacagagtaaggatgaCCTTACCGAATGTATCGGAAGGAATGGCTGTAGCAGCTTTCCAGAACGGGCTGAATAGGAATGGCTCGAGG GATGAAATACACAACGCCTACTGTGCCGAGGTCCGTGCCGACGAAGACGACCTGAATGAGCCAACTCATCGATTGACCTCGGTACAAGCCAAAATCAGGAAGGATCGAAGAAATAATGCCAAGAGAGATCTTGCAGCTCCACGATCCAACCGAGAAAGGCATCAGCCATATGTGAGAAGCGTCATCATGCCCCTCTCCCGCCACAAAGAGGGCCCATCTAGGCCAAGGACAGGGACGCACCGGAATGAGAGAAGTATGTCCCCTTTACTGtccgctcacaatttttgtgtgtcaccctCAGAAATAGTCTATGCAttggagaagctcggaccaaaagtaaagtggccacaaaagatgaggtcagaTCCAAGCACTAGAAAATCAGACGCCCTCTGCGAGTTCCACCAAGAGCGAGGTCACAAAACTGAGAACTGCATCGCCCTAAGACAGGAGGTCTTGAACATGCTTCATCaaggacacctcaaagaattATTGAGAGACCGAGGAAGGACCAACTTTGCCCAAGGACGTGAACAACACCAGGGACTGCCGAAACCACCCTCACCGACTCGcaccattcaaatgatcatcggGGACGGCGACGATGTTTCGATCAACAGCATAAAGTTTGCcacaacccacaagctcaaacggtCAATCACTAATGAACGGTAcgacgaactcgaagaaagtatcatcttcgataagccAGATACCCACGATTtggttttccctcactatgatgccctCATTATCACTTTACGAATATTAGATACAGATGTAAGACACATTATGGTGGACGATGGGAGCGGCGCGTGCATTGTCCATcctcgagtacttgcacaaatgaaactcgaggataaTATAGTACCGTGTTGCATCATactaacaggttttaacaatgcagttgaacgaaCATCCTGGGAAATCACACTCCCCGTCCTGGCCGGCGGCGTCACTCTGGAAACCatattccacatcatggaccaggataCGGCGTACAACGCCATAATAGTTCGACCTTGGATACACGCCATGAGAGTTATCCCTTCCAGCTTGTAccaagttatcaaatttccaaCCCCATGGGGAGTATTCAGCATACGAGGAGAACAACGCACATCTCGAGAATGCTATCGCATAGCCCATGATTGTACATACACCCATTAG